The window TTCTGTATATATGGTTGTTAAGTTTTGTTTGATAACGCTTCTTTCTTTTCCTATACTTGTGTAGAATAAGAGTGTTTTGTCATTTATTATGTCTCTTATTATTTTCGAAGCGAGGTTTTTACTTTTTGATATTGTAACATCTTTATATACGTTTACTAACGAGTATTCAGGAATTAGGTATAACGGTATGTAATCTGGGTCATCCTTAATTACACATATTATATTGGGTAAGTTTAATTTTTCTATAATGCTATACGTATTATTAAGGTTTTCAGGTGTTAGTATGGAAGACAATTGTGTATATTTCTTATAATCCTCGGAGCTCTTATCTATGATGTTTTCAATATATTTTTTTAGAGCCATTATTATGTCAATTATCATAGGGGTAATATCAGTTTCGGAAAGAATATTACATAACTTTTCTATTTCTTCTGCTAACCATTTATCAGGTAACACCTTTTTTGAGATTTTTCCTCTACCTTCTATAAAGTACTTTATTATCCTTCTGAAATCGACTTCTTTTATTATTTCCCTAAAAACAAATAATCTACTATATATCCTATTTGCTCTATTTATGTGTGATAAATCAATAGATGATAGGTTATTTTCTACTTCAACTTCTATTCTGTCGAAGATTTTCTTAAGAGATCTGTATTCCGATATTAGTTCTTTAACATCACTTATTCCGAATAGTGATCTAGTGTTAGTTATGAATTCAAATAGAAATTCAGAGCATGTTTTGAATTCAGGATTTGATGTATTGTCCCATACGTTAGGATTAAATACGGTCATGTTGAGAATTTCACCTATGGCATTTAATGTTGAGTATATCTCATAAATGTATTTACCAAACTGAGGTAGTAGTTCATTTGTTCTAACGTTTATTATATCATATGAAGTTCTCGATAAACTGTCTTTTATCGTGTTGATTCTTTTTCTTCTTATGTAGCCTTCGTATGACATTATACCAAACAATGATAATAAAAACATTATGATCTTATCCCATGCTGAAAGGTATACATCTTGTTTTGTAGTATGTTCTCTAGTACTACTTGAGTCTTCATTTGAAGTTTTTAAATTCTTGATTGAAGTTTGCATTTTTTTTCTCAATTCTTCTCTTTCTTTTGATGTCATGCTAACTATTTCTTCTTCTAATCTCTTACTTTTTGTCATAGTACTAAGCTAATAGCTTCCCTAAAGATTTTTCAACTAAGTTTTTTATATAATCTGCTGATGGATATACTTGTATTTTGTCTAATTCTCTGATAGGGAAAAACCCAAAACCGGTTATTATTTGGTCGTTTTCCATAACTTTGATATCATCTAGTTTTGCGTTAACATAGTAATATAAGTCTAGTATGTGTCTATTACTGTCTGGATCTATAAACTCTCTTATGTCAATAAATTTTAATGAAAATACATCTTGGATGTTTAGTTCTTCTTTTAGCTCTCTGGTAAGTGCTTTTTCTAATTCTTCTCTATACTCAACGCCGCCTCCAGGTAAGACATAGTATTCTTTTCCATTTTTTGAATGTTTTACTAGTAATAATTCCCATTTTTGATTAAAGATTAGCCCTTGAACTCTTATCCTTATCATGATTTTCATTATAAATTCGCAAATTTTTCTATTTCAATATCTAGTTTTCTAAAGTTTGTAGTAGAGTTTTGTGTAAATTAATGAGAAAAAAACTTTATCTTGCCTTGTAAAATAAAAGCAAAAGCGAGGAAATATAACAAGCAGAAACATAGATCACTTTATCAAAAATTTTCTACTTGACTTTCTTTTAGACAGAGATGAGTTGTGAATACAAGATATTCAGAATACTCTTTGACAAAAAACTACGAGACTATTGATCAGACTTCAATAGTTGAGTATTTGAATTATTATACCTTTGTTATTTATAATAAATTGACTTTTAAATTTGGAGGAAGATATGTCTGAAATAATTCAGGAGAGTCAGATAGAGATACAGCCGTTTTCTTCAGAAAAGGTTAATATAAATGTTCTTCTTGAGGCTGGAGCACATTTTGGTCATCAAACAAGCAAATGGAATCCTAAGATGAAAGATTACATTTTTGCTACTAAAGGTAATGTCCATATAATAAACCTACAGAAAACACTTGAAAAACTTAGAGAAGCATACAATTTTGCAAAAGAAGCTGCTCAAAAAGGGGCAAGGTTTTTGTTCATAGGTACAAGAAAACAAGCACAGGATGTGATAAAACAAGAAGCACTTGCTTGTGGACAGTTTTATGTTAACAAAAAATGGATACCTGGAACACTTACAAATTTCCAATCTATTAGGAAAGCCGTTCAGAATCTTATGAGAATAGAAAAAATGGAAGTTGATGGGAGTATAAACCAGCTTCCAAAGAGTGAGATAAGCAAGTTGATGAAGTTGAAGAAAAAACTTTTGGATAGATTGGAAGGTATAAGAGATATGAAATCTTTACCTGATGTTGTTTACATAGTTGATGTCCCTAAAGAAGAAATAGCAGTTAATGAAGCTAGAAAATTAGGTATTCCAATAATAGCAATAGTTGATACTAATGCCGATCCAACACTTGTTGATTATCCTATACCGGCAAATGATGATGCTGTTAGATCTATACAAGTTATAACAGAGGTTATAAAAAGTGCTATACTAGAAGGTGAAAATTATGCTATGAAACGAGAAGTTGAAGAAAAGGAAGAAGTTGAGGAAAAAGAATCTTTGTATGTTTCTGAGGAGATAACAGAGGAAGTTGAAAGCCTAGAAGATAGAGAATCCTAAATGATGTTGATATACTACGAATTTGATGATTTTGGATTGGGGATGTGTGTCCCCAAATTGAATGATGAAAAAGTAGTTGATGAATTTAACCTTGTAAATTTTGAAATGTCTAATGTTATTTCTGCTAAGGCCTTGGATGATGGTAACGAAAATTTGTTTTTACTCAAACAGGTTCATGGTAGTGATATTTTGGTAATTCAAAATGGTAAGATAGAATACAAAGGTAGTTTTTACAATTTTGACTATAGTTTGTCAAAGTATTTTGAAGCAGATTCTGCCATCACAGTGGATATGGGTATAAGAATAACGATAAGAAGTGCAGATTGTGCTCCTTTGATGTTTTATGGTGATGGTTTATGTGGTGGAATACACTGTGGTTGGCGGGGACTTAAAGATAAAATAATATCAAAAACTATTTCGATTGCGAAAGATAAGTTTAATTTTGATGTTACTAAGTCTATATTTTTTATTTTGCCTTGTATACATTCTTGTTGTTACGAGGTTGGAAAAGAATTTCTCGAATGGGCTGAGCGTTTTTGTCTTGTTAAGAATGATAAAGTGTATTTTGATATACCAAGGTTTATATTGAGTGAGCTTTTGGATCTTGGTGCTTTAGAAAAAAATATATATTATTCACCTCTGTGTACAAGCTGTTACTCGAATATCTTACCTTCTTATAGAGCTACCAGGACTGAAGATAGAATTGAGTCGTTTATATATTTATCTCGGTAAATTTCTATTTTTAAGTTTGTTTTATTAATTCAATTTTGTTTTTATGTAAGGTATTATTAATAGATTTTTAGATTGACTGGTATTAAGATTTTTTAGCTTTAGGTTATATCTGTTGTAAGTGAGAATTTGGAATGTTTATATTTTAAATGTTGTTGGGAGTTGAAGTTATGAAAAATGGCTTTGGATTTGACAGTGATTCTCTTAAAGAGATTATGTTATCTTTGGGTATAATAGGGGAATCAAAGGTTATATTTGATGTCTTCAAGAAAGCGGTTAATATTGCAAAGAGTGATTCTTCAGTGCTTATAACAGGAGAAACGGGGGTAGGTAAAGAACTATTTGCTGAGTCAATACATAAGTTGAGTAGTCGGAAAAATTATCCTTTTGTGAGGTTAAACTGTGCTGCTATTCCTGAGGCGTTACTTGAGAGCGAACTGTTTGGTTATGAGAGGGGAGCCTTTACGGGAGCAAATAGGAGAAAAATAGGTTTGTTTGAAGTTGCTAATAAGGGAACTTTGTTTTTAGATGAGATAGGTGAAATATCTTTG of the Brevinematales bacterium genome contains:
- a CDS encoding NUDIX hydrolase codes for the protein MIRIRVQGLIFNQKWELLLVKHSKNGKEYYVLPGGGVEYREELEKALTRELKEELNIQDVFSLKFIDIREFIDPDSNRHILDLYYYVNAKLDDIKVMENDQIITGFGFFPIRELDKIQVYPSADYIKNLVEKSLGKLLA
- a CDS encoding polyphenol oxidase family protein, with the translated sequence MMLIYYEFDDFGLGMCVPKLNDEKVVDEFNLVNFEMSNVISAKALDDGNENLFLLKQVHGSDILVIQNGKIEYKGSFYNFDYSLSKYFEADSAITVDMGIRITIRSADCAPLMFYGDGLCGGIHCGWRGLKDKIISKTISIAKDKFNFDVTKSIFFILPCIHSCCYEVGKEFLEWAERFCLVKNDKVYFDIPRFILSELLDLGALEKNIYYSPLCTSCYSNILPSYRATRTEDRIESFIYLSR
- a CDS encoding DUF5312 family protein, whose amino-acid sequence is MTKSKRLEEEIVSMTSKEREELRKKMQTSIKNLKTSNEDSSSTREHTTKQDVYLSAWDKIIMFLLSLFGIMSYEGYIRRKRINTIKDSLSRTSYDIINVRTNELLPQFGKYIYEIYSTLNAIGEILNMTVFNPNVWDNTSNPEFKTCSEFLFEFITNTRSLFGISDVKELISEYRSLKKIFDRIEVEVENNLSSIDLSHINRANRIYSRLFVFREIIKEVDFRRIIKYFIEGRGKISKKVLPDKWLAEEIEKLCNILSETDITPMIIDIIMALKKYIENIIDKSSEDYKKYTQLSSILTPENLNNTYSIIEKLNLPNIICVIKDDPDYIPLYLIPEYSLVNVYKDVTISKSKNLASKIIRDIINDKTLLFYTSIGKERSVIKQNLTTIYTEENNDILVQHNLNYFSYATAFEIIYAFHYYHWRISFKEGINDIIVNGIFKEKYFKTTLSMIFQSIEESEKDISNFIKQTSYGGEHYNAIINYLEKPSSLKSEQSKKLLQQRISAINNLAGSIVIKYNDNLSQLVKFLKLVLNDHSSLKPEYILNIKTIKGIYNKSLIELIKKSVEILDSMIDIISYYSN
- the rpsB gene encoding 30S ribosomal protein S2 — its product is MSEIIQESQIEIQPFSSEKVNINVLLEAGAHFGHQTSKWNPKMKDYIFATKGNVHIINLQKTLEKLREAYNFAKEAAQKGARFLFIGTRKQAQDVIKQEALACGQFYVNKKWIPGTLTNFQSIRKAVQNLMRIEKMEVDGSINQLPKSEISKLMKLKKKLLDRLEGIRDMKSLPDVVYIVDVPKEEIAVNEARKLGIPIIAIVDTNADPTLVDYPIPANDDAVRSIQVITEVIKSAILEGENYAMKREVEEKEEVEEKESLYVSEEITEEVESLEDRES